A genome region from Sphaeramia orbicularis chromosome 19, fSphaOr1.1, whole genome shotgun sequence includes the following:
- the LOC115439270 gene encoding formin-2-like, giving the protein MGNQEAKQKKAAAASGNGSYPSLDEGWKEGGGDGGKKGGKKVHGKHGGGGGGGGMHGTGPGKKKNKSESKSSVFSIRKKKSNLKGKGDTCSSVSGSKEDVLASQHELDTKTPELSADELGQSDTEAFTEKKKKKPEPGKKEKDGGGEEKKQEVQRKPSTAATSPAEDGGGPKGGSSGSDTDIYSFHSAADHEDLLADIQLAIRLQQQQQQQQYGGGGVGSTVEKELGWGAEGRRRQSNGGVKVTPPEVLDLTPELELGSDALSFLETGALSGSVKPPVQGPGPGLGLQLHLRPEEPLKTQEEQEEQEEVGRPGGAQEKEAPLCVDAGTKEQQHARVQQPPHTDITMATAGGGAAAVSPVATTTSGNSFPDLTFDSTWRATGEQEEAGGGSHHEEEEEVGEEGEEVGEEVEVGVGPPAADSCPEPTEGPSPGAGFDEGEGLLGSGTSAESLEDCLSAGSEPNQTTPPSAGASPSGPCRRSSFGFTPVPPPQESPTLAKRLLRSNHSSSTSSGPTVKPYPPIFPSYIKTTTRQLSSPGHSPSHSPLSPRKAHHHLHRTLAEGRHMRRQRSRSLSGPLSRSADWTEELERRMRSREEDDGGSVGSGEYLGGYRGGGSQPICTTRRSSCGQVSTCGYQDVFTGRTLLEKLFLQQQQEEPEEAERLCSRILAMGLLLPFTDCFREQLGGSSGHISGHITSTATRFDHDQLYTWAAVNQPPHSLETLPGPLRGPWTPRPGGDARTTLRSTEAEDNQEQQTATTDLKQQQENQEYQDECVLKTAKLKEKHVNVIQQLEQTIEDLRTKIAELERQPPLPDAAKPPAVATTDRECGGEDGLLRVLCDAHLQTEASPAPCCLEVKSVQTSPMDDSFKFKVPSSEGEVGGAGGLLQPPATAPAGLQCSCQLQAPPPPPPPPPQGLSVPPPPPPPPLPDGSMPPPPPPPPPPPPGSGAPPPPPPPPLPGGLAPPPPPPPPLPGGLAPPPPPPPLPGMGAPPPPPPPPLPGGLAPPPPPPPPPPPGCGPPPPPPPPGSLCAPPPPGALGSLPPPLPLGLYSLGLAQDKPPRKAVVEPPRPMKPLYWTRIQLHSKKEVSSSSSSLVWDTIEEPEVDFDEFVELFSKSAVKEKKQPLSDTITKSKAKQVMKLLNNKRSQAVGILMSSLHLDMKDIQHAVLNLDNTVVDLETLQALYENRAQQEELDKIEKHIKSSKDKDSAKPLDKPEQFLHQLSLIPNFSGRVFCILFQSSFSECMSTLLRKLDLLQRVCKTLQDSESVKKVLGLILAFGNFMNGGNRTRGQADGFSLDILPKLKDVKSSDSTKSLLSYIVAYYLRHFDEDAGRETCIYPLPEPHELFQASQMKFEDFQKDLTRLRKDLRACTSEVEKVCKVSDEENLQPFKDKMEEFIAEAKSELETLDTQLSSTHTLFLELTVFFSVKAKSGEKEVSPNTFFTVWHEFSSDLKDQWKKENKAILKERLKAAEECFRQAKEKASYSVKPKHASGIKAKLGMKI; this is encoded by the exons ATGGGCAACCAGGAGGCCAAGCAGAAAAAAGCTGCAGCGGCGTCGGGTAATGGAAGCTACCCTTCACTGGACGAGGgatggaaggagggaggaggggacggggggaagaaaggaggaaagaaagTCCACGgtaagcatggaggaggaggaggaggaggggggatgcATGGCACAGGACCAGgcaagaagaaaaacaaatcGGAGTCCAAGTCGTCTGTGTTCTCCATCCGGAAGAAAAAGAGTAACCTGAAAGGGAAAGGAGACACATGTTCTTCTGTGAGCGGGTCCAAGGAGGACGTTCTGGCATCGCAGCATGAGCTGGACACCAAAACCCCTGAGCTGTCTGCAGACGAGCTGGGACAGTCCGACACCGAGGCTTTCaccgagaagaagaagaagaaaccagaGCCAGGCAAGAAGGAGAAAGATGGAGGAGGTGAGGAGAAGAAGCAGGAGGTGCAACGCAAACCGTCGACGGCGGCCACGTCTCCTGCAGAAGACGGAGGAGGACCGAAGGGGGGGAGCTCAGGTTCCGACACCGACATCTACAGCTTCCACTCGGCGGCGGACCACGAGGATCTGCTAGCGGACATCCAGCTGGCCATCaggctccagcagcagcagcagcagcagcagtatgggggtgggggggtgggctcCACCGTGGAGAAGGAGCTGGGCTGGGGggcagaggggaggaggaggcagagcAACGGGGGAGTCAAAGTGACTCCTCCAGAGGTGCTGGACCTGACCCCGGAGCTGGAGCTGGGCTCGGACGCGCTGTCCTTCCTGGAGACGGGGGCTCTGTCGGGGTCCGTCAAGCCCCCGGTCcagggtccgggtccgggtctgggtCTGCAGCTGCACCTCCGACCAGAGGAACCCCTGAAGacccaggaggagcaggaggagcaggaggaggtggGACGTCCAGGGGGAGCCCAGGAGAAAGAAGCCCCTCTTTGTGTGGATGCAGGCACAAAAGAGCAGCAGCATGCCCGGGTGCAGCAGCCCCCCCACACAGATATCACCATGGCTACTGCAGGAGGGGGGGCGGCAGCAGTCAGCCCGGTTGCCACGACGACCAGTGGTAACAGCTTCCCCGATCTCACATTTGACAGCACTTGGAGAGCCACGGGGGAGCAGGAGGAGGCAGGAGGGGGGAGCcaccatgaggaggaggaggaggtgggggaggagggggaggaggtgggggaggaggtggaggtgggtgTGGGTCCTCCAGCTGCAGACTCGTGTCCAGAACCCACCGAGGGTCCGAGCCCAGGGGCCGGCTTCGACGAAGGCGAGGGTCTCCTGGGCTCGGGTACCAGTGCAGAGTCCCTGGAGGACTGCCTGAGCGCCGGGTCCGAACCCAACCAGACCACCCCCCCCAGCGCCGGGGCCTCCCCCTCAGGTCCGTGCAGGAGGAGCAGCTTCGGCTTcacccccgtgccccccccccaggaGAGCCCCACCTTGGCCAAGCGGCTCCTCAGGTCCAACCACtcgtcctccacctcctctgggCCCACGGTCAAACCCTACCCCCCCATCTTCCCCTCCTACATCAAGACCACCACCAGACAGCTGAGCTCCCCCGGACACTCCCCCTCCCACAGCCCCCTGTCCCCCCGCAAAGCCCACCACCACCTGCACAG GACGCTGGCCGAGGGCCGCCACATGCGGCGCCAGCGTTCCCGGAGCCTCAGCGGACCATTGAGTCGATCGGCCGACTGGACCGAGGAGCtggagaggaggatgaggagcagagaggaggacgaCGGAGGCTCGGTGGGTTCAGGGGAGTACCTGGGGGGCTACAGAGGGGGGGGCAGCCAGCCCATCTGCACCACCAGACGCTCCTCCTGTGGACAGGTGTCCACATGTGGATACCAGGACGTCTTCACAG GTCGGACTCTCCTGGAGAAGCTGTtcctccagcagcagcaggaggagccaGAGGAGGCTGAGCGGCTGTGCTCCAGGATCCTGGCCATGGGTCTACTGCTGCCCTTCACAGACTGCTTCAGGGAACAGCTGGGAGGAAGCAGCGGACACATCAGCGGACACATCACCTCCACCGCCACCAGATTCGAC CATGACCAGCTGTACACGTGGGCAGCGGTCAACCAGCCTCCACATTCACTGGAGACACTACCAGGTCCACTCAGAGGGCCCTGGACCCCCAGACCAGGAGGGGACGCCAGGACCACACTCAGATCCACAGAGGCCG AGGACAATCAAG AACAGCAGACGGCCACGACCGATCTGAAACAACAACAGGAGAACCAGGAGTACCAG GATGAGTGCGTCCTGAAAACGGCCAAACTCAAGGAAAAACACGTTAACGTCATCCAGCAGCTGGAACAAACCATCGAGGACCTCAGGACTAAGATCGCAGAGCTGGAGCGCCAGCCCCCCCTACCGGACGCCGCCAAACCCCCCGCCGTCGCCACCACCGACCGGGAGTGCGGCGGTGAAGACGGCCTCCTGCGGGTGCTGTGCGACGCCCACCTGCAGACGGAGGCCAGCCCCGCCCCCTGCTGCCTGGAGGTCAAGTCGGTGCAGACCTCGCCCATGGACGACAGCTTTAAGTTCAAAGTGCCTTCGTCTGAGGGGGAGGTGGGCGGAGCCGGCGGCCTCCTGCAGCCGCCCGCCACCGCGCCTGCCGGGTTACAGTGTTCGTGTCAGCTGCAGGCCCCGCCCCCACCGCCACCCCCGCCTCCACAAGGACTATCAGtacctcctcctccgcctcctccaccGTTACCAGATGGATCCATgccgccgcctcctcctcctccaccgccTCCTCCGCCAGGTTCTGGAGCTCCACCCCCTCCTccgccccctcccctccctggtggcctggctcctcctcctccacctcctcctcctcttcctggaggcctggctcctcctcctccacctcctcctttacCAGGGATGGGAGCTCCAccccctcctccgcctcctcccctCCCTGGTGGCctggctcctccccctcctccgcctccacctcctcccccCGGCTGCGGCCCtcctcccccccctcctccccctggcTCCCTgtgtgctcctcctcctcctggcgcTCTGGGCTCCCTGCCCCCCCCCCTGCCGTTGGGTTTGTACAGTCTGGGTCTGGCCCAGGACAAACCCCCCAGGAAGGCTGTGGTGGAGCCCCCCAGGCCCATGAAGCCCCTGTACTGGACCCGGATCCAGCTGCACTCCAAGAA ggaggtttcttcgtcttcttcttcgttgGTGTGGGACACCATCGAGGAGCCGGAAGTGGACTTTGACGAGTTCGTAGAATTATTCTCTAAATCTGCCGTGAAGGAGAAGAAACAGCCTCTGTCGGATACGATCACCAAGTCCAAGGCCAAACAG GTGATGAAGCTCCTGAATAACAAGCGTTCTCAGGCCGTTGGAATCCTCATGTCGTCGCTGCATCTGGACATGAAGGACATTCAACACG CCGTCCTGAACCTGGACAACACTGTGGTGGACCTGGAGACCCTTCAGGCCCTCTATGAGAAT aggGCCCAGCAGGAAGAACTGGACAAGATCGAAAAGCACATCAAGTCGTCCAAAGACAAGGACAGCGCCAAACCTCTGGACAAACCCGAGCA GTTTCTGCACCAGCTCTCCCTGATCCCCAACTTCTCCGGTCGAGTCTTCTGCATCCTGTTCCAGTCCAGCTTCTCCGAATGTATGTCAACTTTACTGAGGAAACTGGACCTGCTGCAGAGGGTCTGCAAG ACGTTACAGGACAGTGAGAGTGTGAAGAAGGTTCTGGGTCTGATTCTGGCCTTCGGGAACTTCATGAACGGCGGGAACCGAACCAGAGGCCAGGCCGACGGCTTCTCACTGGACATCCTGCCCAAACTCAAAGACGTCAAGAGCAGC GACAGCACAAAGAGTCTCCTGTCCTATATTGTTGCGTACTACCTCAGACACTTCGACGAG GATGCCGGCAGAGAGACGTGCATCTACCCTCTACCTGAACCTCATGAACTGTTCCAGGCTTCACAGATGAAGTTTGAAGACTTTCAGAAAGATCTGACCCGTCTGAGGAAAGATctgagag CGTGTACGTCAGAGGTGGAAAAGGTTTGCAAAGTGTCGGACGAGGAAAACCTGCAGCCGTTCAAAGACAAGATGGAGGAGTTCATCGCAGAAG CTAAAAGTGAACTGGAAACCCTGGATACTCAACTGAGCAGCACTCACACACT GTTCCTGGAGCTCACGGTCTTCTTCTCGGTGAAGGCCAAGTCTGGTGAGAAGGAAGTTTCACCAAACACCTTCTTCACCGTTTGGCACGAGTTTTCATCCGACCTGAAGGATCAGTGGAAGAAGGAGAATAAAGCCATTCTGAAGGAGAG GTTGAAAGCAGCAGAGGAGTGTTTCCGACAGGCCAAGGAAAAGGCTTCGTACAGCGTCAAACCCAAACACGCCTCTGGCATC AAAGCCAAGCTCGGGATGAAGATCTGA